TGGCCCGGAAACAATCCCGGGGAGCCCCCTTCGTGGTGCTGGCCGAGTACCTCTCCCAAGAGACGGTACTGGAGGCCCTGCGAGCGGGAGCCGCGGGGTGCCTGGCGCGAGAACTGGAGGCACACGAGCTCAGCCACGAGCTCTCGCGAATCCTGGGCCACGCCTCCCCCTCTCCCTCTGGGAGAGGGCCGGGGTGAGGGTATCCACCCCTCGGGTTCCACCCCTGAAAACACCGCGGCCCCGAGCGCCTCCGTGAGGAAGTCACCCGGGGCCGAAGCATCAACCCGACTCAGACCGTCTCAGTACTCCAGGTCGTCGCCGCCGTAGTCCGGGGCGCCGCCGGCGGCCGCGCCCTTGGCCTTCTTCTTCGGGCGCTCGGCCACCATGGCCTCGGTGGTCAGGAGCAGGGAGGCGACGGAGGCCGCGTTCTGCAGGGCGGTGCGCTCGACCTTGGTGGGGTCGATGACGCCGGCCTTCTCGAGGTCCTCGAAGACCTCGGTGCGGGCGTTGAAGCCGTAGGCGCCCTGGCCCTCACGGACCTTGTTGATGATGACGGGGCCCTCGAGGCCGGCGTTGGAGGCGATCTTGCGCAGCGGCTCCTGCAGGGCCTTGCGGATGATCTCCACGCCGAAGTCCAGCTCACCGCCCAGCTTGAGCGTCTCCAGGGCGCCCAGGCAGCGCAGGTAGGCGACGCCGCCGCCGGGGACGATGCCCTCCTCGACGGCCGCGCGGGTGGCGTGCAGGGCGTCCTCGACGCGAGCCTTCTTCTCCTTCATCTCGGTCTCGGTCGCGGCGCCCACGTGGATGACGGCGACGCCACCGGCGAGCTTGGCCAGACGCTCCTGGAGCTTCTCGCGGTCGTAGTCGCTGGTGGTGGTCTCCATCTGGCCGCGGATGAGCTTGATGCGGCCCTCGATGTCCTCGCGCTTGCCGGCGCCATCGACGACGGTGGTGTTGTCCTTGTCGATGGTGATGCGCTTGGCGCGGCCGAGGTCATTGAGCGTGAGGGCCTCGTACTTGTGGCCCAGCTCCTCGCTCACCACGGTGCCGCCGGTGAGGGTGGCGATGTCCTTGAGCATCTCCTTGCGGCGGTCACCGAAGCCCGGGGCCTTCACGGCGGCCACGTTCAGCACGCCGCGGATCTTGTTGACCACCAGGGTGGCCAGGGCCTCGCCCTCGATGTCCTCGGCGATGATCAGCAGGGGCTTACCGGAGCGCGCCACCTGCTCGAGGATGGGGATCATGTCCTGCATCGCGGAGACCTTCTTCTCGCTGATGAGGATGTAGGGGTCGTCGAGGACGACCTCCATGCGCTCGCGGTTGGTGACGAAGTACGGGGACACGTAGCCGCGGTCGAACTGCATGCCCTCGACCACGTCCAGCGTCGTCTCGAGGCCCTTGGCCTCCTCGACGGTGATGACACCCTCCTTGCCCACCTTCTCCATGGCGTCGGCGATGATGTTGCCGATCGTCTCGTCGCCGTTGGCGGAGATGGTGCCCACCTGGGCGATGGCCTTCTTGTCGGAGGTGGGCTTGGAGAGCTTCTTCAGCTCGGCCACCACGGTCTCCACGGCCTTGTCGATGCCGCGCTTGAGATCCATGGGGCTGTGGCCGGCGGCCACCAGCTTGAGACCCTCCTCATAGATGGCGCGGGCGAGCACGGTGGCGGTGGTGGTGCCGTCGCCGGCCTTGTCGGAGGTCTTGGAGGCAACCTCCTTGACCATCTGGGCGCCCATGTTCTCGAACTTGTTCTCGAGATCGATCTCCT
This region of Archangium lipolyticum genomic DNA includes:
- the groL gene encoding chaperonin GroEL (60 kDa chaperone family; promotes refolding of misfolded polypeptides especially under stressful conditions; forms two stacked rings of heptamers to form a barrel-shaped 14mer; ends can be capped by GroES; misfolded proteins enter the barrel where they are refolded when GroES binds), whose product is MAAKEIFFHQSAREAILRGVRILSDAVAVTLGPKGRNVVIEKSFGSPTVTKDGVTVAKEIDLENKFENMGAQMVKEVASKTSDKAGDGTTTATVLARAIYEEGLKLVAAGHSPMDLKRGIDKAVETVVAELKKLSKPTSDKKAIAQVGTISANGDETIGNIIADAMEKVGKEGVITVEEAKGLETTLDVVEGMQFDRGYVSPYFVTNRERMEVVLDDPYILISEKKVSAMQDMIPILEQVARSGKPLLIIAEDIEGEALATLVVNKIRGVLNVAAVKAPGFGDRRKEMLKDIATLTGGTVVSEELGHKYEALTLNDLGRAKRITIDKDNTTVVDGAGKREDIEGRIKLIRGQMETTTSDYDREKLQERLAKLAGGVAVIHVGAATETEMKEKKARVEDALHATRAAVEEGIVPGGGVAYLRCLGALETLKLGGELDFGVEIIRKALQEPLRKIASNAGLEGPVIINKVREGQGAYGFNARTEVFEDLEKAGVIDPTKVERTALQNAASVASLLLTTEAMVAERPKKKAKGAAAGGAPDYGGDDLEY